In Pseudomonas sp. HR96, the DNA window GATCGCGACAATCACCGCGTTTTCCAGCTCCTGGGACAGGCGCAACATCGCTGCCACCGCCCCCCCCGATGAAACCCCGCAGAAGATGCCTTCTTCGCGGGCCAGGCGCCGGGTCACGTCCTCGGCTTCGGCCTGGGCCATGTCGACGATGCGGTCGACGCGTTCAGCCTGGTAGATCTTTGGCAGATATTCCTGCGGCCAGCGGCGGATGCCCGGAATGGCGGCGCCTTCCATCGGCTGCAGGCCGACGATCTGCACCTGCGGGTTCTGCTCCTTGAGGTAGCGCGAGGTGCCCATGATGGTCCCCGTGGTGCCCATTGAGCTGACGAAATGGGTGATGGTGCCCTGGGTCTGCTGCCAGATTTCCGGGCCGGTGCCGTTGTAGTGCGCCTCTGGATTGTCACCATTGGCGAACTGGTCGAGCACCTTGCCGCGGCCTTCGGCCTGCATCCGCTCGGCGAGGTCGCGCGCGCCCTCCATGCCCTCTTCCCGGG includes these proteins:
- the cysM gene encoding cysteine synthase CysM, with product MTVQYLTIADCVGNTPLVRLQRLGGDTRNTLLLKLEGNNPAGSVKDRPALSMINRAESRGQIQPGDTLIEATSGNTGIALAMAAAIKGYKMILIMPDNSTAERKAAMTAYGAELILVTREEGMEGARDLAERMQAEGRGKVLDQFANGDNPEAHYNGTGPEIWQQTQGTITHFVSSMGTTGTIMGTSRYLKEQNPQVQIVGLQPMEGAAIPGIRRWPQEYLPKIYQAERVDRIVDMAQAEAEDVTRRLAREEGIFCGVSSGGAVAAMLRLSQELENAVIVAIVCDRGDRYLSSGIFDAPN